A section of the Malania oleifera isolate guangnan ecotype guangnan chromosome 2, ASM2987363v1, whole genome shotgun sequence genome encodes:
- the LOC131148080 gene encoding uncharacterized protein LOC131148080, with amino-acid sequence MDSRGKDVDVGGENEDCLIDQFTRLKHSTFAGSVDPLVAEIWVQEMEKMLAVLSCTEAQKVLYATFKLTWEAERWWQVVKLLEEQRVVPTDMTWSRFKELFYDRYFPATTRATKAEEFFHLTQWQLTVQQYAAKFMELSRFAPFMVLDEFQKARWFERGLRPRIHKQVAVLKVQRFSELVDRATVAQLSLQRSAEMAEQRKRPMPPNFFDDARQGSWKRDRYVGG; translated from the exons atggattccaggggaaaggaTGTTGATGTTGGAGGGGAGAATGAG GATTGTCTGATTGACCAATTTACTCGCCTGAAACATTCTACATTTGCGGGCAGTGTTGACCCACTCGTAGCAGAGATCTgggtgcaagaaatggagaaaatgttgGCAGTGTTATCTTGCACTGAGGCACAGAAGGTTCTCTACGCTACCTTTAAGCTAACATGGGAGGCTGAGCGCTGGTGGCAAGTAGTGAAGCTGTTGGAGGAACAGCGGGTAGTACCCACGGATATGACTTGGAGTCGATTTAAGGAGCTTTTCTACGATCGGTACTTCCCTGCCACCACCAGGGCCACAAAAGCAGAGGAATTCTTCCACCTGACTCAGTGGCAACTTACTGTGCAGCAGTACGCTGCGAAGTTCATGGAGCTCTCCCGTTTTGCACCTTTTATGGTTCTAGATGAGTTTCAGAAGGcaaggtggtttgagaggggattAAGACCAAGAATTCACAAACAAGTGGCAGTCCTGAAGGTACAACGCTTTTCAGagttggtggatagagccaccgtGGCACAATTGAGTCTGCAAAGGAGTGCAGAGATGGCagagcagaggaagaggcctatgcctcccaATTTTTTCGATGATGCCAGACAGGGATCATGGAAGAGGGACAGATATGTTGGGGGATAG